Proteins found in one Arthrobacter pascens genomic segment:
- the glmS gene encoding glutamine--fructose-6-phosphate transaminase (isomerizing) encodes MCGIVGYVGRSDGHGNAGHSALDVVLEGLRRLEYRGYDSAGVAVIADGVISSRKKSGKLSNLLAELEARPLPETFTGIGHTRWATHGGPTDQNAHPHLSDGGKLALIHNGIIENFAELKRELLAKGVTFASETDTEVAAALLGDIFRTKLNGDVSDGGLAKAMQLACQRLEGAFTLLAVHADQPDVVVAARRNSPLVVGLGEGENFLGSDVSGFIDYTRRAVELGQDQIVTITADTVEITDFYGAPAEGKEYHVDWDPESAEKGGFSSFMAKEINDQPDAVAQTLLGRSDINGRLTLDELRIDVEQLKQVNKIIVLACGTAAYAGTVAKYAIENWCRIPTEVELAHEFRYRDPILDSNTLVVSISQSGETMDTLMAVRYAKEQGAKTISICNTNGSTIPRESDAVLYTHAGPEIAVASTKAFLAQITAAYLLGLYLAQLRGNIFSGQIKDVLADLSKIPAKIQTILDNSGPLRELARSMKDEKSVLFLGRHVGYPVALEGALKLKEIAYIHAEGFAAGELKHGPIALIEEGQPVFVVVPSPRGRDSLHSKVVSNIQEVRARGARTLVVAEEGDEDVKAYAEHVFYVPETPTLLMPLLTTVPLQIFALELASAKGYDVDQPRNLAKSVTVE; translated from the coding sequence ATGTGTGGAATCGTAGGATATGTAGGCCGCTCGGATGGTCATGGAAATGCCGGTCACAGTGCGCTGGATGTTGTTCTTGAGGGTTTGCGCCGCCTGGAGTACCGGGGGTACGACTCCGCGGGGGTCGCCGTTATTGCCGACGGCGTGATCTCGTCCCGTAAGAAGTCCGGGAAGCTGAGCAATCTGCTCGCTGAACTTGAGGCGCGACCGCTGCCCGAGACGTTCACCGGCATCGGGCACACCCGCTGGGCCACGCATGGCGGGCCCACGGACCAGAATGCGCACCCGCACCTGTCCGACGGCGGCAAGCTGGCCCTGATCCACAACGGCATCATCGAGAACTTCGCGGAGCTGAAGCGGGAGCTGCTGGCCAAGGGCGTCACGTTCGCCTCCGAAACGGACACCGAGGTCGCTGCGGCACTGCTTGGCGATATTTTCCGCACCAAACTGAACGGCGACGTGAGCGACGGCGGCCTGGCCAAGGCCATGCAGCTCGCCTGCCAGCGCCTTGAGGGCGCATTCACCCTGCTGGCGGTGCACGCGGACCAGCCCGATGTTGTGGTCGCGGCCCGCCGCAACTCACCTTTGGTGGTTGGCCTGGGCGAGGGCGAGAACTTCCTAGGCTCGGACGTCTCCGGCTTCATCGACTACACCCGACGTGCCGTGGAACTGGGCCAGGACCAGATTGTCACCATCACCGCCGACACGGTGGAGATCACCGACTTCTACGGGGCCCCGGCCGAGGGCAAGGAATACCACGTGGACTGGGATCCCGAATCGGCGGAAAAGGGCGGCTTCAGTTCCTTTATGGCAAAGGAGATCAACGACCAGCCCGACGCAGTGGCGCAGACGCTGCTGGGCCGTTCGGACATCAACGGCAGGCTGACCCTGGACGAGCTCCGGATCGATGTTGAGCAGCTGAAGCAGGTCAACAAGATCATCGTCCTCGCCTGCGGCACAGCTGCCTATGCCGGCACCGTGGCCAAGTATGCCATCGAGAACTGGTGCCGGATCCCCACGGAAGTGGAGCTGGCACACGAGTTCCGCTACCGCGACCCCATCCTGGACAGCAACACGCTTGTTGTCTCCATCAGCCAGTCCGGGGAAACCATGGACACGCTGATGGCTGTTCGCTACGCGAAGGAACAGGGCGCCAAGACCATCTCGATCTGCAACACCAACGGGTCCACCATCCCGCGGGAATCAGATGCGGTGCTGTACACGCACGCCGGTCCGGAAATCGCGGTGGCCTCCACCAAGGCCTTCCTGGCCCAGATCACCGCTGCTTACCTGCTGGGCCTGTACTTGGCACAGCTGCGCGGCAACATCTTCTCCGGGCAGATCAAGGACGTCCTGGCCGACCTGTCAAAGATCCCCGCGAAGATCCAGACCATTCTGGACAACTCCGGTCCGCTCCGCGAGTTGGCCCGCAGCATGAAGGACGAGAAGTCCGTCCTGTTCCTGGGACGACACGTGGGTTACCCCGTGGCCTTGGAAGGCGCGCTGAAGCTCAAGGAAATCGCCTACATCCACGCCGAAGGCTTCGCTGCCGGCGAGCTGAAGCACGGCCCCATCGCGCTGATCGAGGAAGGCCAGCCGGTGTTCGTGGTGGTCCCGTCGCCGCGCGGCCGGGATTCGCTGCACTCCAAGGTGGTCAGTAACATCCAGGAGGTCCGCGCGCGTGGCGCCCGGACGCTGGTTGTCGCTGAGGAGGGCGACGAGGACGTGAAGGCCTACGCCGAACACGTCTTCTATGTGCCGGAGACTCCCACGCTGCTGATGCCGCTGCTGACCACGGTGCCGCTGCAGATCTTCGCCCTGGAACTTGCCTCGGCCAAGGGCTACGACGTGGACCAGCCTCGCAACCTGGCCAAGAGCGTGACCGTAGAATAG
- a CDS encoding prepilin peptidase — protein sequence MSSADIASGAGPLFVLAVGLLGVLLGVLTELLIARSLPRLGGLPSIRSRITTAVLTAALCAALALRIGMDWSLPAFLVLGVLAVQLARIDLAHHLLPNALVLALLIGGLALFAMSSSFSAAWSSLLRAVAGAVILFFIYLVLALISPSGIGMGDVKLAAPVGLFLGYLGWSHLFYGGALGFVLGGIASVVLISLKRAGKSSEVAFGPAMLAATLGVVLSAA from the coding sequence GTGTCCTCAGCAGATATTGCCTCCGGCGCTGGACCGCTTTTCGTCCTCGCAGTAGGCCTGCTCGGCGTACTCCTTGGCGTGCTCACTGAACTGCTGATCGCCCGCTCGCTCCCCCGCCTTGGCGGATTGCCTTCCATCAGGTCCAGAATTACGACGGCGGTCCTCACCGCCGCGCTCTGCGCTGCCTTGGCGCTGCGGATCGGGATGGACTGGTCCTTGCCTGCTTTTCTGGTGCTTGGGGTGCTCGCCGTGCAGCTGGCGCGGATCGATCTGGCCCACCACCTGCTCCCCAATGCCCTCGTTTTGGCGCTGCTCATTGGCGGCTTGGCGCTCTTCGCCATGAGCAGCTCGTTCTCGGCAGCCTGGTCCTCGCTGCTGCGGGCAGTCGCCGGCGCGGTCATATTGTTCTTTATCTACCTGGTTCTGGCTCTTATTTCCCCCAGCGGGATCGGAATGGGCGACGTGAAGCTCGCCGCACCCGTGGGCCTGTTCCTGGGCTACTTGGGCTGGAGCCACCTGTTCTACGGCGGTGCCCTGGGCTTCGTGCTGGGCGGGATTGCCTCCGTCGTGTTGATTTCGCTGAAACGAGCGGGAAAATCCTCGGAAGTGGCGTTCGGGCCCGCGATGCTGGCGGCGACACTCGGCGTTGTCTTGTCCGCAGCCTGA
- the rplM gene encoding 50S ribosomal protein L13, whose amino-acid sequence MRTYTPKPGDINRQWHVIDATDVVLGRLASQTAILLRGKHKATFASHMDMGDFVIIINAEKVALTGAKLEQKRAYRHSGYPGGLTSVTYAELLESNPVRAVEKAIKGMLPKNSLAAQQLGKLKVYRGAEHPHAAQQPKTFEITQVAQ is encoded by the coding sequence GTGCGTACGTACACCCCGAAGCCCGGCGATATCAACCGCCAGTGGCACGTCATTGACGCCACAGACGTTGTCCTTGGTCGTCTCGCGAGCCAGACCGCAATCCTGCTGCGCGGCAAGCACAAGGCCACCTTTGCGTCCCACATGGACATGGGCGACTTCGTCATCATCATCAACGCCGAGAAGGTAGCCCTGACCGGCGCCAAGCTGGAGCAGAAGCGCGCATACCGCCACTCCGGCTACCCGGGCGGCCTGACCTCCGTCACCTACGCGGAACTGCTGGAATCCAACCCGGTCCGCGCTGTTGAGAAGGCCATCAAGGGCATGCTCCCCAAGAACTCCCTCGCTGCACAGCAGCTGGGCAAGCTGAAGGTGTACCGCGGTGCAGAGCACCCCCACGCCGCCCAGCAGCCCAAGACTTTCGAAATTACCCAGGTCGCCCAGTAG
- a CDS encoding NAD(P)H-hydrate epimerase: MISAYTGTQIRAAEEPLLAAGMGAVLMQRASQGLANAVIRELQARGRKLYGASVAVLAGKGNNGGDGLFAAALLAARGVRTTAVLTGGAAHPEALAAFERAGGRVHILTDSTLNRLTAEVARADVVIDAVLGTGAKGGLRGTAAALAGRLLYSGLGGSLVVACDVPSGMDADTGEVHAPVLSADLTVTFGAAKAGLLADPGADHAGRVHVVPIGIEENLPWPALRRFEAGDLFRLLPRPGRRSHKYSRGVLGVVAGSADYPGAAVLACRGALAAGVGMVRYLGPPEAAQAVRQSCPEVVCSASSVADTHVQAWLVGSGMGPSDAEQLQRARDAVESGLPVIADAGALPALPAVLAPHVVLTPHAGELASLLERLRSIPDGSAADSRFTESPAAESPAFGQGADRAAVEAHTLGAVRYAAGLTEATVLLKGATTLVASPFQDFYSQADGVPWLASAGSGDVLAGIIGALLAQLGSDVGRFRDAGIDPDERWAAIAALAASLHGLAGTTASAGGPLTAGRIADVLPEVWGKVSTLSIRLAQERNSHPHPLR, encoded by the coding sequence ATGATCAGCGCCTACACCGGAACCCAGATCAGGGCGGCCGAAGAGCCGCTCCTGGCTGCCGGTATGGGCGCTGTCCTGATGCAGCGCGCCTCCCAGGGGCTCGCCAACGCCGTGATCCGCGAGCTGCAGGCCCGCGGACGGAAACTCTATGGCGCCAGCGTGGCCGTTCTCGCCGGCAAGGGCAACAACGGAGGCGACGGCCTCTTTGCCGCCGCGTTGCTGGCGGCCCGGGGAGTGCGTACGACGGCGGTGCTCACCGGCGGTGCGGCACACCCTGAGGCATTGGCCGCCTTTGAACGTGCCGGCGGCCGGGTGCATATCCTGACCGACTCCACGCTTAACCGGCTGACCGCCGAAGTGGCGCGTGCCGACGTCGTCATTGACGCCGTTCTGGGGACGGGCGCAAAGGGCGGCCTCCGCGGAACGGCCGCCGCCCTGGCGGGCAGGCTTCTGTACTCTGGACTTGGCGGGAGCCTGGTTGTTGCCTGTGACGTCCCCAGCGGCATGGATGCTGACACCGGCGAAGTACACGCGCCCGTACTGTCTGCGGACCTGACCGTCACTTTCGGCGCGGCCAAGGCCGGACTGCTGGCCGACCCGGGGGCGGACCATGCAGGGCGTGTCCACGTGGTGCCGATCGGCATCGAGGAGAACCTCCCTTGGCCGGCGTTGCGGAGGTTTGAAGCCGGAGACCTGTTCCGGCTGCTGCCGCGGCCGGGACGGCGCTCACACAAGTATTCGCGCGGGGTGCTGGGCGTGGTGGCAGGATCAGCCGACTATCCCGGTGCTGCGGTGCTGGCCTGCCGCGGTGCGCTTGCCGCCGGGGTGGGAATGGTGCGCTACCTGGGCCCGCCCGAGGCGGCCCAGGCAGTGCGGCAATCATGTCCCGAGGTGGTGTGCAGTGCCAGTTCGGTGGCTGACACCCACGTCCAGGCCTGGCTGGTGGGTTCCGGAATGGGCCCCAGCGACGCAGAACAGCTCCAACGCGCACGGGACGCTGTGGAGTCCGGCCTGCCTGTCATCGCTGATGCCGGTGCTCTTCCAGCTTTGCCCGCCGTCTTGGCTCCGCACGTGGTGCTCACCCCCCATGCCGGCGAGCTCGCGTCCCTGCTGGAGCGGCTGCGCTCCATCCCGGACGGTTCGGCCGCGGACAGCAGGTTCACGGAGAGCCCGGCCGCGGAGAGCCCGGCCTTCGGCCAGGGCGCAGACCGTGCCGCGGTTGAAGCGCACACTCTGGGCGCTGTCCGGTACGCTGCCGGGCTGACTGAGGCCACCGTCCTGCTGAAAGGCGCCACTACGCTGGTGGCGTCCCCCTTCCAGGATTTCTACAGCCAGGCGGACGGCGTGCCCTGGCTCGCTTCTGCCGGCAGCGGCGACGTCCTGGCCGGAATCATCGGTGCGCTGCTCGCACAGCTGGGTTCCGACGTCGGACGCTTCCGTGACGCGGGCATCGATCCCGACGAACGCTGGGCCGCCATTGCCGCCCTGGCAGCCAGCCTCCACGGCCTTGCGGGGACCACTGCCTCGGCTGGCGGACCGCTGACAGCCGGGCGCATCGCGGACGTACTGCCCGAGGTTTGGGGTAAAGTAAGCACGCTTAGTATTCGGTTGGCTCAGGAACGTAATAGTCATCCCCACCCGTTACGGTAG
- the coaA gene encoding type I pantothenate kinase, producing MTLQRNEANGEGVSPFVELDRQTWSRLAAQMEQPLNEEDIVRLRGLGDPLDMKEVREVYLPLSRLLHLYVEASHQLHSATTTFLGEKTQRTPFVIGVAGSVAVGKSTIARVLREMLRRWPGTPNVELITTDGFLYPLAELKRRQLLERKGFPESYDRRALLRFVSEIKGGAEEVRAPWYSHVTYDIVPGKEVVVRRPDVLIVEGLNVLAPARPRHDGKQGLALSDFFDFSIYVDAPTSYIEEWYVDRFRKLQSTAFAQPESYFHRYATLSAAEAESTARDIWKRINEPNLEENVLPTRGRAQLVLSKDADHSIRRMLLRKV from the coding sequence GTGACTTTGCAACGCAATGAAGCGAACGGCGAGGGTGTCTCCCCGTTCGTGGAGCTGGACCGGCAGACCTGGTCCCGGCTCGCAGCCCAGATGGAACAGCCTCTCAACGAAGAGGACATTGTCCGTCTGCGCGGCCTCGGCGATCCCCTGGACATGAAGGAGGTCCGGGAGGTCTACCTGCCGCTCTCCCGGCTGCTTCACCTGTACGTGGAGGCCTCCCACCAGCTTCATTCGGCCACCACCACGTTCCTTGGCGAGAAAACGCAGCGCACACCTTTTGTCATCGGCGTGGCCGGATCGGTGGCGGTAGGCAAGTCCACCATCGCCCGTGTGCTCCGGGAGATGCTGCGGCGCTGGCCCGGCACCCCCAACGTGGAGCTCATCACCACCGACGGCTTCCTGTACCCCCTTGCCGAGCTGAAGCGGCGCCAGTTGCTGGAGCGCAAGGGCTTTCCGGAGTCCTATGACCGCCGTGCACTGCTGCGCTTTGTCAGCGAGATCAAGGGCGGCGCCGAGGAAGTCCGGGCGCCCTGGTACTCCCACGTCACTTACGACATTGTTCCCGGCAAGGAAGTGGTGGTCCGCCGTCCGGATGTCCTGATTGTCGAAGGCCTGAACGTCCTGGCACCTGCCCGCCCCCGGCACGACGGCAAGCAGGGCCTCGCGCTGAGCGACTTCTTCGACTTCTCCATCTACGTGGACGCCCCGACTTCCTATATCGAAGAGTGGTACGTGGACCGCTTCCGCAAGCTCCAAAGCACGGCGTTCGCGCAGCCGGAGTCCTATTTCCACCGCTATGCCACGCTGTCCGCTGCCGAGGCCGAAAGCACCGCGCGGGACATCTGGAAGCGCATCAATGAACCCAACCTGGAGGAAAACGTGCTGCCCACCAGGGGGCGCGCCCAGCTGGTGCTGTCCAAGGACGCCGACCATTCCATCCGCCGCATGCTCCTTCGGAAGGTCTAG
- a CDS encoding M15 family metallopeptidase has translation MCYDCAAVKGTPSAETSRRSFTRFLAAGAGLTVLTACTPDVPSQVAPSSSATTATSVTSASSSPVAAPTTESPTPAGPSPTQLPAPPSAAAALPRKSSLTDPASPWLVVNKHRPLAPADYMPADLVQPNIALAVSGEAALLNSTTAAAAETMFAAAAQEGVAMTLASGYRSYGTQVSTYAGYVAARGQADADTASARPGYSEHQTGWAFDIGDGGGACSFQPCFAEQPAAVWAKANGHRFGFVVRYPWMFHPITGYYYEPWHLRYIGVEAATDMSNRGINTVEEYFGVEAAPGYP, from the coding sequence GTGTGCTACGACTGCGCTGCGGTTAAGGGAACCCCGTCGGCGGAGACCAGCCGGCGCAGCTTCACACGTTTCCTCGCCGCCGGGGCGGGACTGACTGTCCTGACAGCGTGCACGCCGGACGTCCCGTCCCAAGTGGCGCCGTCGTCGTCGGCTACCACTGCTACGTCCGTGACGTCCGCGTCCTCCTCCCCCGTTGCGGCCCCCACCACGGAAAGCCCGACGCCGGCTGGACCGTCCCCGACGCAGCTTCCGGCGCCGCCGTCGGCAGCTGCCGCGCTGCCCCGCAAGTCTTCCCTGACGGATCCTGCCAGCCCCTGGCTGGTGGTCAACAAGCACCGCCCGCTGGCTCCGGCCGACTACATGCCGGCGGACCTGGTCCAGCCCAATATCGCGCTGGCGGTTTCCGGTGAAGCTGCCCTGTTGAACAGCACGACGGCGGCGGCCGCGGAGACGATGTTCGCTGCGGCGGCTCAGGAAGGTGTGGCGATGACGCTGGCGAGCGGCTACCGCTCCTATGGCACCCAGGTGTCCACCTATGCCGGCTACGTGGCGGCGCGTGGCCAGGCTGATGCCGATACCGCCAGTGCCCGGCCGGGATATTCGGAGCACCAGACCGGCTGGGCCTTTGATATCGGCGACGGCGGCGGGGCCTGCAGTTTCCAGCCCTGCTTCGCGGAGCAGCCGGCAGCTGTCTGGGCGAAAGCGAACGGGCACCGGTTCGGGTTTGTGGTCAGGTACCCGTGGATGTTCCACCCGATCACCGGGTATTACTACGAACCGTGGCACCTGCGCTACATCGGGGTGGAAGCAGCCACCGACATGTCGAACCGGGGCATCAACACGGTGGAAGAGTACTTCGGAGTGGAAGCAGCGCCGGGGTATCCCTGA
- the glmM gene encoding phosphoglucosamine mutase gives MSRLFGTDGVRGLANGLLTAELAMQLAQAAAVVLGHDRNTDRTRPRAVVARDPRASGEFIAAAVEAGLSSSGIDVYDAGVLPTPAAAYLVADLDADFGVMISASHNPAPDNGIKFFARGGRKLPDHVENAIEEQMGKEPTRPVGGDVGRIQRFSDAEDRYIVHLLGTLPHRLEGLKVVLDCAHGAASGCSPQVFKDAGADVVVIGAEPDGHNINEGVGSTHLGPLKAAVLKHGADLGVAHDGDADRCLAVDHEGNEVDGDQIMAILAVALKASGKLVDDVLVATVMSNLGLKIALRKAGISIRETAVGDRYVLEEMRDGGFNLGGEQSGHVIFADYATTGDGVLTGLQLAAQIALTGRPLKQLATVMTKLPQVLINVRGVDRTRVGSSDALAKAVTAAEAELGDTGRVLLRPSGTEPVVRVMVEAGDAATAESIAERLAQIVRTELALELVAE, from the coding sequence ATGTCTAGATTATTTGGAACAGATGGTGTCCGGGGCCTGGCTAACGGCCTGTTGACGGCGGAGCTGGCAATGCAGCTGGCCCAGGCGGCCGCCGTCGTGCTTGGCCATGACCGCAACACCGACAGGACCCGGCCCCGTGCCGTGGTGGCGCGTGATCCCCGCGCCAGCGGTGAGTTCATTGCCGCCGCCGTTGAGGCGGGGCTGTCAAGCTCTGGCATCGACGTCTACGACGCGGGCGTCCTCCCGACGCCGGCAGCGGCCTACCTCGTGGCCGACCTCGATGCCGACTTCGGCGTCATGATCTCGGCGTCGCACAACCCGGCGCCGGATAACGGCATCAAGTTCTTCGCCCGCGGTGGCCGGAAGCTCCCCGACCACGTCGAGAATGCCATCGAGGAACAGATGGGCAAGGAGCCGACCCGGCCCGTCGGCGGGGACGTGGGCCGCATCCAGCGCTTCTCTGACGCTGAAGACCGCTACATCGTCCACCTGCTGGGAACCCTTCCGCACCGCCTGGAGGGGCTGAAGGTGGTCCTGGACTGCGCCCACGGCGCTGCCAGCGGCTGCTCACCGCAGGTCTTCAAGGACGCGGGCGCCGACGTCGTGGTCATCGGCGCCGAGCCCGACGGACACAACATCAACGAAGGCGTAGGTTCCACCCACCTGGGCCCCCTCAAGGCTGCGGTATTGAAGCACGGAGCAGACCTGGGGGTTGCCCACGACGGCGACGCCGACCGTTGCCTCGCCGTGGACCACGAAGGCAACGAGGTGGACGGCGATCAGATCATGGCCATCCTGGCCGTGGCACTGAAGGCCTCCGGCAAGCTCGTCGACGACGTCCTGGTGGCCACCGTCATGAGCAACCTCGGGCTCAAGATCGCCCTCCGCAAGGCGGGCATCAGCATCCGTGAAACGGCGGTGGGGGACCGCTACGTCCTGGAAGAAATGCGCGACGGCGGCTTCAACCTCGGCGGCGAACAGTCCGGCCACGTGATCTTCGCCGACTACGCCACTACGGGGGACGGTGTGCTGACCGGCCTTCAGTTGGCAGCGCAGATCGCCCTGACGGGCCGCCCGCTGAAGCAGTTGGCCACCGTGATGACCAAGCTCCCGCAGGTACTGATCAACGTCCGGGGAGTGGACCGCACGCGCGTCGGCAGCTCGGACGCGCTGGCGAAGGCTGTGACGGCCGCTGAGGCCGAACTGGGCGACACGGGACGGGTCCTGCTGCGTCCGTCCGGCACTGAGCCCGTGGTGCGCGTCATGGTGGAGGCCGGCGATGCGGCCACAGCGGAATCCATCGCTGAACGCCTTGCCCAGATTGTCCGGACCGAGCTTGCCCTGGAGCTTGTCGCCGAGTGA
- the mscL gene encoding large conductance mechanosensitive channel protein MscL → MLTGFKNFIMKGNVVDLAVAVVMGAAFSAVVTSIVEGLLTPLIGRLFSAKGMAEMQWEGFMYGSVISSIISFLLVAASIYFVVVLPMNHMIELRNRKLGINKDVKEEADEDPQIALLTEIRDALNRTR, encoded by the coding sequence ATGCTGACAGGATTCAAGAATTTCATCATGAAGGGCAACGTCGTAGACCTTGCCGTCGCCGTTGTGATGGGTGCCGCATTCAGCGCCGTCGTGACCTCAATCGTCGAAGGCCTGCTCACGCCCCTGATCGGACGACTGTTCAGCGCCAAGGGCATGGCCGAAATGCAGTGGGAGGGATTCATGTACGGGTCCGTCATCTCCTCCATCATTTCGTTCCTGCTGGTGGCCGCCTCTATCTACTTCGTGGTGGTGCTTCCCATGAACCACATGATCGAGCTCCGCAACCGCAAGCTGGGGATCAACAAGGACGTCAAGGAGGAGGCTGACGAAGACCCGCAGATCGCCCTCCTCACCGAGATCAGGGACGCTCTGAACCGCACGCGCTAA
- the rpsI gene encoding 30S ribosomal protein S9, producing the protein MAQNEETTEAVEAEETLTSYTSESGAAEAAAPKKERPALTVAGAAVGRRKEAVARVRVVPGSGKWTINGRELANYFPNKLHQQDVNEPFKILDLDGAYDVIARIHGGGISGQAGALRLGIARSLNEIDTENNRATLKKAGYLRRDARVIERKKAGLKKARKAQQYSKR; encoded by the coding sequence GTGGCTCAGAACGAAGAGACCACCGAAGCCGTTGAGGCTGAGGAAACCCTGACCAGCTACACCTCGGAAAGCGGAGCTGCCGAGGCTGCTGCGCCCAAGAAGGAGCGTCCGGCACTGACCGTTGCCGGCGCGGCTGTTGGCCGCCGCAAGGAAGCTGTTGCCCGTGTCCGCGTTGTGCCGGGTTCCGGCAAGTGGACCATCAACGGCCGCGAGCTGGCGAACTACTTCCCGAACAAGCTGCACCAGCAGGACGTCAACGAGCCCTTCAAGATCCTCGATCTTGACGGCGCCTACGACGTCATTGCCCGCATCCACGGTGGCGGCATTTCCGGCCAGGCCGGTGCCCTGCGCCTCGGCATCGCCCGTTCACTGAACGAGATCGACACCGAGAACAACCGCGCCACCCTGAAGAAGGCCGGCTACCTGCGCCGTGACGCACGCGTCATCGAGCGCAAGAAGGCTGGTCTCAAGAAGGCCCGCAAGGCTCAGCAGTACTCCAAGCGCTAA
- a CDS encoding holo-ACP synthase, producing MIVGIGVDVVDIDRFGRQLERTPGLRDRLFVLAERELNTRSLAARFAAKEAVAKVLGAPAGMNWQDCWIGLDHNGPTIQVKGTVLAVAEAKGVKRWHLSMSHDGGIATATVLAEG from the coding sequence ATGATTGTTGGCATAGGCGTAGACGTTGTAGACATCGACCGGTTCGGCCGGCAGTTGGAGCGCACCCCCGGGCTGCGTGACCGGCTGTTTGTGCTCGCCGAGCGGGAGCTGAACACCCGTTCCCTTGCCGCGCGGTTCGCTGCCAAGGAAGCGGTGGCAAAGGTTCTGGGCGCACCTGCCGGCATGAACTGGCAGGACTGCTGGATCGGCCTGGACCACAACGGCCCCACCATCCAGGTCAAAGGCACGGTGCTTGCCGTAGCCGAGGCCAAGGGCGTCAAGCGCTGGCACCTGTCCATGAGCCACGACGGCGGGATCGCCACCGCCACGGTCCTGGCGGAAGGCTGA